From the Sanguibacter sp. HDW7 genome, the window ACGACCGCCGCGGCGTCATCCCCAACGCCGAGGGCCGCGTCCTCGGCGCGGACGGCGAGCAGGTCCCCGGCGTCTACGCGACCGGCTGGATCAAGCGCGGTCCCGTCGGCCTCATCGGCCACACGAAGTCGGACGCGTCGGAGACGATCCGCCACCTCGTCGAGGACGTCGACTCGCTGCCGCGCGCGACGAAGGCCGCCCCGGAGGACATCGTCGCGACGCTCGCCGAGCGCGGCGTCGACCTCGTCGTCTGGGACGACTTCCTCAACCTCGAGGCGCACGAGCTCGCGCTCGGCGTCGCCGAGGGGCGCGAGCGCATCAAGGTCGTCTCCCGCGAGGAGATGATCGCGATCGCGAAAGGCGTGAACGCGACGGCCTGAGCCGTCCGCGCAACTCTCCAGAACGACTCGTAGCGCTCCCGCACACTCTCGCTGTGTGCAGGACTGCTACGAGTCGTTCTGCTTTCGCGACTCGTAGCGCTCCTGCACGCGCCCGCGTGTGCTCGGACGCGACGAGTCGTGGGGGCGGGGGAGCGGGATCGGGTGTGAGATAGGGGTTGCGTGGTGCCCTGTGGCACGACACAATACTCAGTGTGAGTATGAAGGAGGTCGAGATGCAGCACAGCCGATCCCGGCACAGCGCCACCCCGTCCCTCAAGACGGACCACTACGAGCTGACGATGCTCCAGGCGGCACTCGCCTCGGGAGCCGCCCACAAGCGGGCCGTCTTCGAGCTCTTCACACGCCGCCTGCCCGCCGGCCGCCGCTACGGCGTCGTCGCCGGCATCGGCCGCGCGATCGAGGCCGTCGCCGAGTTCCGCTTCGACGACGCCCAGATCGAGTTCCTCCGCGAGAACCGCGTCGTCGACGAGCCCACGCTCGACTACCTCGCCGCCTACCGCTTCACGGGCTCGATCCACACCTACCGCGAGGGCGAGCTGTTCTTCCCGCAGTCCCCGATCGTCACGGTCGAGGCCACGTTCGGTGAGGCGGTCCTCCTCGAGACGCTCCTGCTCTCGATCCTCAACCACGACTCCGCCGTGGCGTCGGCCGCCTCCCGCATGGTGACGGCCGCACGGGGTGCGGGCATCATCGAGATGGGCTCGCGCCGCACGGGCGACGAGGCCGCGGTCGTCGCGGCCCGCGCGACGTACGTCGCCGGCTTCGGCGCGACCTCGAACCTCGAGGCCGGGTTCCGCTACGGCATCCCCACGACGGGCACGGCCGCGCACGCGTTCACGCTCGCGCACGACTCAGAGCCCGAGGCGTTCGCCGCTCAGGTCGCCTCCCTCGGCGTCGGCACGACGCTCCTCGTCGACACGTACGACATCCCGACAGGCATCCGCAACGCTGTCGCCGCGGGCGGGCCGGCGCTCGGCGGCATCCGCATCGACTCGGGCGACCTCTACGTCGAGACGACGAACGCCCGTGCGCTCCTCGACGAGCTCGGCGCGAGCGCCACGAAGATCGTCGTCTCGAGCGACCTCGACGAGTACGTCATCGACGACCTCGTCTCCCAGGGCGCCCCCATCGACGGCTACGGCATCGGCACGCGCGTCGTCACCGGCTCGGGGGCACCGACGGCCTCGATGGTCTACAAGCTCGTCGAGATCGAGGGCGCGGACGGCCAGATGCGTCCGGTCGCGAAGAAGTCGGCCGACAAGGCGTCCGTCGGCGGCCTCAAGGACGCGACGCGCGTCC encodes:
- a CDS encoding nicotinate phosphoribosyltransferase, giving the protein MQHSRSRHSATPSLKTDHYELTMLQAALASGAAHKRAVFELFTRRLPAGRRYGVVAGIGRAIEAVAEFRFDDAQIEFLRENRVVDEPTLDYLAAYRFTGSIHTYREGELFFPQSPIVTVEATFGEAVLLETLLLSILNHDSAVASAASRMVTAARGAGIIEMGSRRTGDEAAVVAARATYVAGFGATSNLEAGFRYGIPTTGTAAHAFTLAHDSEPEAFAAQVASLGVGTTLLVDTYDIPTGIRNAVAAGGPALGGIRIDSGDLYVETTNARALLDELGASATKIVVSSDLDEYVIDDLVSQGAPIDGYGIGTRVVTGSGAPTASMVYKLVEIEGADGQMRPVAKKSADKASVGGLKDATRVLDAHGVAVAELAVPRAQGTVDEHPAGTTTRDLQVTYVRDGETASLPTLDEVRAHHRAALAELPPSALDVVAGTPYLTARS